A region from the Parasphingopyxis sp. CP4 genome encodes:
- a CDS encoding choline dehydrogenase: protein MAVETTEFDYVIVGAGSAGCVMANRLSADPSVSVCLIEAGKEDKSLLVKMPAGVGGLLKEPNPQNWFFWTEPQKHLNDRKLYWPRGKGWGGSSSINGMIYIRGHARDYDQWRQMGLTGWGYDDVLPYFKKAESYSEGDDAYHGRDGPLGVTNSGMEDSIYGAFVGAGVSAGHPTTDDFNGEQQEGMGPYQRTIADGERFSAARAYLHPVAGKRDNLAILSTGLVTKVLVEGKRATGVEAESGKGKTKRIIKARREVILCAGAVQSPQLLQLSGIGDPEELKAHGIEVAHASPQVGKNLQDHLDVVVVHEMTQKLSAHSKQAGLKKLFVGLDFLLRRKGAGTDNFLQAGAFLKTREGLDRPDIQLHLVNAIMIEHGFQEVKKDGFTVHACQLRPESRGEIGLNSPDPHEQPRIDPNYLDSEEDRRVMRESVKMMRQICAQAELDFLRGPEMVPGTDVVSDEDIDAHIRDGAETIYHPVGTVAMGAGDDSPLDGSLKMRGMEGLRVIDASVMPALIGGNTNAPVIMIAEKIADEMRSA, encoded by the coding sequence ATGGCTGTTGAAACCACCGAGTTCGATTATGTGATTGTTGGCGCGGGCAGCGCCGGGTGCGTCATGGCCAACCGCTTGTCGGCGGATCCGTCCGTATCGGTCTGCCTGATCGAGGCGGGTAAGGAAGACAAAAGCCTGCTCGTGAAAATGCCGGCGGGGGTCGGCGGGCTGCTGAAGGAACCGAATCCGCAAAACTGGTTCTTCTGGACCGAGCCGCAAAAGCATCTCAACGATCGCAAGCTCTATTGGCCGCGCGGCAAGGGCTGGGGCGGCTCTTCGAGCATCAATGGCATGATCTATATTCGCGGCCATGCGCGCGATTATGACCAGTGGCGCCAGATGGGACTGACCGGCTGGGGCTATGACGATGTGCTGCCCTATTTCAAGAAAGCCGAAAGCTATTCCGAGGGCGATGATGCCTATCACGGCCGGGATGGGCCGCTGGGCGTAACGAACAGCGGCATGGAAGATTCCATCTACGGCGCCTTTGTGGGTGCAGGCGTGTCGGCCGGCCATCCGACAACCGATGACTTTAACGGTGAGCAGCAGGAAGGGATGGGCCCTTATCAGCGCACGATCGCAGATGGCGAGCGGTTCAGCGCGGCGCGCGCCTATCTCCATCCGGTTGCCGGGAAGCGCGACAATCTGGCGATCCTGTCCACGGGCCTGGTCACCAAGGTGCTGGTCGAGGGCAAGCGCGCGACCGGTGTTGAAGCGGAATCGGGCAAGGGCAAGACAAAGCGGATCATCAAGGCGCGCCGCGAAGTGATCCTGTGTGCGGGCGCTGTCCAGTCTCCGCAATTGCTTCAGCTGTCTGGCATCGGAGATCCCGAAGAGCTCAAAGCTCATGGCATCGAGGTGGCACATGCGTCGCCGCAAGTCGGCAAGAACCTTCAAGACCATCTCGACGTCGTGGTCGTCCATGAAATGACCCAGAAGCTCTCCGCGCATTCGAAGCAGGCGGGACTCAAAAAGCTGTTCGTAGGGCTCGACTTCCTGTTGCGGCGCAAGGGTGCGGGGACCGATAATTTTCTGCAGGCCGGCGCCTTCCTCAAGACCCGTGAAGGCCTGGATCGGCCGGACATCCAGCTCCATCTCGTCAATGCGATCATGATCGAACATGGCTTCCAGGAAGTGAAAAAGGACGGCTTCACGGTCCATGCCTGCCAGCTTCGCCCCGAGAGCCGGGGCGAGATTGGTCTCAATTCGCCGGATCCGCATGAGCAGCCTCGTATCGATCCCAATTATCTCGACAGTGAAGAAGATCGCCGCGTAATGCGCGAATCGGTCAAGATGATGCGCCAGATTTGCGCCCAGGCCGAGCTCGACTTTCTGCGCGGGCCAGAGATGGTGCCGGGCACAGATGTCGTCAGCGATGAGGATATCGACGCCCATATCCGTGACGGTGCCGAAACAATCTACCATCCGGTCGGCACGGTCGCGATGGGCGCTGGCGATGATTCGCCGCTCGATGGATCGCTCAAAATGCGGGGCATGGAAGGGCTGCGCGTAATCGATGCCTCGGTGATGCCTGCATTGATCGGCGGGAACACCAATGCTCCGGTGATCATGATCGCCGAAAAGATCGCTGACGAGATGCGCTCAGCCTAG
- a CDS encoding acyl-CoA dehydrogenase family protein, protein MLETADRSAFDESHEMFRDQVRKFFAKELEPNLDRWEEAGIVDREFWRACGEAGLLCPTMPEEYGGLGLDFGFNAVVGEELNYAGSSAGLTLQSDITADYFLAYGSEEQKQHWIPKLVSGEAISAIAMTEPGTGSDLQGIKTTAKKDGNHYVINGSKTYITNGQNADVVIVVAKTDPELGAKGTSLILVEADREGFARGRNLDKIGQHSADTSELFFDDVRVPITNCLGTEGRGFIYLMSQLPQERLSIAVGAQAAAQRAFDEAVTFTKDRKAFGQRIFDFQNTRFTLADLAAQLQVGWAHVDWALARHLRGELTADEGSAAKLWHTELQWRCCDAALQLHGGAGYMNEYPIARLWRDARVQRIYGGTNEIMKEVIGRSI, encoded by the coding sequence ATGCTCGAGACAGCCGATCGGTCCGCCTTCGACGAAAGCCACGAAATGTTTCGCGATCAGGTGCGCAAATTCTTCGCCAAGGAACTGGAACCCAATCTCGATCGCTGGGAAGAGGCGGGGATTGTCGACCGTGAATTCTGGAGGGCGTGCGGCGAAGCTGGTCTCCTATGCCCAACCATGCCGGAAGAATATGGCGGGCTTGGCCTTGATTTCGGATTCAACGCTGTCGTCGGTGAGGAGCTGAACTATGCGGGATCATCGGCTGGCCTGACGCTCCAGTCGGACATCACTGCCGACTATTTCCTCGCTTATGGGTCTGAGGAGCAAAAACAGCATTGGATCCCGAAGCTCGTTTCCGGCGAAGCGATTTCGGCGATTGCCATGACGGAGCCCGGCACCGGTTCGGACCTGCAGGGTATTAAGACGACGGCCAAGAAGGATGGCAATCATTATGTCATCAACGGCTCGAAAACCTACATCACCAACGGCCAGAATGCCGATGTCGTCATCGTGGTCGCCAAGACCGATCCCGAGCTTGGCGCCAAGGGTACATCGCTGATCCTCGTTGAAGCCGATCGCGAAGGCTTTGCCCGGGGGCGCAATCTCGACAAGATTGGCCAGCATTCTGCCGATACGTCGGAGCTGTTCTTCGATGATGTCCGCGTACCGATCACCAACTGTCTGGGGACAGAAGGTCGCGGGTTCATCTATCTGATGAGCCAGCTGCCACAAGAGCGGTTGAGCATTGCCGTCGGCGCCCAGGCGGCTGCACAGCGCGCCTTCGATGAGGCCGTGACTTTCACCAAGGATCGCAAGGCCTTTGGCCAGCGCATCTTCGATTTTCAGAACACCCGCTTCACCTTAGCCGATCTTGCTGCCCAGCTTCAGGTTGGCTGGGCGCATGTTGATTGGGCTTTGGCCCGGCATCTGCGCGGCGAACTGACGGCTGATGAGGGCTCGGCCGCCAAATTGTGGCATACCGAGCTGCAATGGCGCTGCTGCGATGCGGCGCTCCAGCTCCATGGGGGTGCCGGCTATATGAATGAATATCCGATCGCGCGTTTGTGGCGGGATGCCCGGGTCCAGCGCATCTATGGCGGGACCAACGAGATCATGAAGGAAGTGATCGGACGGAGTATATAA
- a CDS encoding acetyl-CoA C-acetyltransferase: MAAAYIVDAVRTAGGRRGGKLAGVHPVDLGAAVFDAIAERSDFDAAAIDDVITGCVMQGGEQTMDVGRNAVLASKLPDSIPAVSIDRQCGSSQQAMQFAAQAVMSGTQDMVLASGIESMTRVPMGSTATLYMKEGMGNYKSPRLEEAYPKIMFSQFMGAEMVAKKHDLSKDDLDVYALNSHQKAKAATEAGAFDNEIVTMDVETPEGTETHKVDEGIRFDATLEGIQGVKLIQEGGVITAASSSQICDGASAVLIVSEQALKDHGLTPRARIHNVTVTAGDPVIMLEEPLFATDRALERAGLSIGDIDVYEVNEAFAPVPLAWLKHTGGDADKINVNGGAIALGHPLGASGTKLMATLLNALEGRGGKYGLQTMCEGGGQANVTIIERMG, encoded by the coding sequence ATGGCAGCCGCCTATATAGTTGATGCAGTGAGAACCGCCGGTGGACGCCGCGGTGGCAAGCTTGCCGGAGTGCATCCGGTGGATCTGGGCGCGGCGGTTTTTGACGCCATCGCCGAACGCAGCGATTTCGATGCTGCGGCAATCGACGATGTGATCACCGGCTGTGTGATGCAGGGCGGCGAACAGACGATGGATGTCGGCCGCAACGCCGTACTCGCTTCGAAGCTGCCGGATTCCATCCCCGCTGTATCGATTGATCGCCAGTGCGGATCATCGCAACAGGCCATGCAGTTTGCGGCTCAGGCCGTGATGAGCGGTACCCAGGATATGGTGCTCGCCAGCGGCATTGAGAGCATGACGCGCGTACCGATGGGTTCGACCGCGACGCTCTACATGAAGGAAGGCATGGGCAATTATAAGAGCCCGCGCCTCGAAGAGGCCTATCCGAAGATCATGTTCAGCCAGTTCATGGGCGCCGAAATGGTCGCCAAGAAGCATGACCTGTCGAAAGACGATCTCGACGTATATGCGTTGAACTCACACCAGAAGGCCAAGGCCGCCACCGAAGCTGGCGCGTTCGACAATGAAATCGTTACGATGGACGTCGAAACACCGGAAGGCACCGAAACCCATAAGGTCGATGAAGGCATTCGTTTTGATGCCACGCTGGAAGGCATCCAGGGCGTCAAGCTGATTCAGGAAGGTGGCGTAATCACCGCTGCTTCCTCCAGCCAGATCTGCGATGGTGCATCGGCCGTCCTGATTGTCAGCGAACAGGCGCTGAAAGATCATGGCCTCACGCCGCGCGCGCGCATCCACAATGTGACGGTGACGGCGGGCGATCCGGTCATCATGCTCGAAGAACCGCTCTTCGCGACAGACCGTGCGCTCGAACGCGCCGGCCTCTCGATCGGCGATATCGACGTGTATGAAGTCAATGAAGCCTTTGCACCTGTGCCGCTCGCTTGGCTCAAGCATACAGGCGGCGATGCCGACAAGATCAACGTCAATGGCGGCGCCATCGCGCTCGGCCATCCGCTTGGCGCTTCCGGCACCAAGCTGATGGCCACCTTGCTCAACGCATTGGAAGGTCGCGGCGGTAAATATGGTCTGCAGACCATGTGCGAAGGCGGCGGGCAAGCCAATGTCACGATCATCGAACGGATGGGCTAA
- a CDS encoding SDR family NAD(P)-dependent oxidoreductase, with product MEINENITAVVTGGASGLGAATARLLASKGAKVALFDLQAEKGNAVAEEIGGIFCETNVTSDESVDAAFAKSREALGQERILVNCAGTGNAIKTASRSKEDGSIKHFPLEAFDWLIQINLVGTFRCIAKSAAGMLTLDPLTEGGDRGAIVNTASVAAEDGQIGQAAYSASKGGVVGMTLPIARDLMRENIRVNTILPGIFDTPLLAGAPQPVRDALSASVPFPKRLGMPDEYAHLALTMIENGYFNGEDVRLDGAIRMAPR from the coding sequence ATGGAAATTAATGAGAATATCACAGCCGTTGTCACCGGCGGCGCATCGGGCCTCGGTGCAGCCACAGCGCGCCTATTGGCTTCGAAGGGTGCGAAAGTCGCTCTGTTCGACCTGCAGGCCGAGAAGGGCAACGCGGTCGCCGAAGAAATCGGCGGTATCTTTTGCGAGACCAATGTCACCAGCGATGAATCGGTGGATGCGGCATTCGCCAAATCCCGCGAGGCGCTTGGCCAGGAACGTATCCTCGTCAATTGCGCAGGCACTGGCAACGCGATCAAGACGGCCAGCCGCTCCAAGGAAGATGGCTCGATCAAGCATTTCCCACTCGAAGCATTTGACTGGCTGATCCAGATCAACCTGGTCGGCACCTTCCGTTGCATTGCCAAATCGGCGGCCGGCATGCTGACCCTCGATCCGCTGACCGAGGGCGGCGATCGCGGCGCCATCGTCAACACGGCGTCGGTTGCTGCTGAAGACGGCCAGATCGGCCAGGCCGCATACTCCGCCTCAAAAGGCGGTGTTGTCGGCATGACCCTGCCGATTGCACGGGACCTGATGCGCGAAAACATCCGCGTCAACACGATTCTGCCAGGTATCTTCGATACACCGCTGCTCGCCGGTGCGCCGCAGCCCGTGCGCGATGCCCTGTCGGCATCGGTGCCATTTCCCAAGCGCCTCGGCATGCCTGACGAGTACGCGCATCTCGCGCTGACGATGATCGAGAATGGCTATTTCAATGGCGAAGATGTCCGCCTCGACGGCGCCATCCGTATGGCCCCGAGATAA